The genomic DNA CCGACCAGGGGGACGGTGCGGTTCGACGGTCTGGCGATGGACGAGAACGACCCCCGGATCCGGGCCCGGGTCGCGGTGGTCGGCGACACCGTCGCCTGCTACCCCGACCTGACCGTGCGTGAGCACCTGCTGCTGGTCGCCGTCGCGCACGGGGTCGCGGACGCCGCCGACTGGGTCGCGCAGGTGCTGGAGATGCGGGCGCTCACCGAGCGGGCCGACGCGCTGCCGTCGGCGCTCTCGTCGGGACAGATGCAGGCCCTGCTGCTGGCGTGCGCGCTGGTCCGGCCCCGCGACCTGCTGCTGCTGGACGAGCCCGAGCAGCGGCTCGACCCCGAGGCGCGTCGGCGGCTCGCCGAACTGCTGACGGCGGAGCTCGCCGACGGGGTGGCGGTGCTGCTGGTCACCCACCACACCGACCTGGCCCTGGAGGTCGCCGACCGGGTGGTGGTGCTGGAGGAGGGGCGGATCGTCAGGCAGGGTGCGCCCGCCGAGGTCCTCGCCGACACCGCGCCGGCCGGTGCCGCGTCGGCGGGTGCCCGGTGAGCCGGATCGACGCGGGGCCCGAAGCGGTGTCCGCGGAAGCGGAGGACTGGACGGCGGACGACGACTGGACCGACGAGGCCCTCGCGCTGCTGCGCGCCCTGCGCGCACCGCACCGGCGCAACCGGTTCAAGCAGATCGCGTTCGCGCTCTACTGCACCGTGCTCATCCTGGTGATCTGGGGCGGCATCCCCAGTTTCGGCCTCTTCCTCCAGGCGTCGATGGGTGCCGACTACACCGGGCACGGCCCCGAGCTGCTGGCCGCCCTGCCCAGCGGTGTCGCCGCGGTCGGGCTGGCGACCGTGCTGCTGGCGGTCCGTGACGGGCTGTGGCGGGGGCCGGTGGTGCCGCCGAGGGCCACCACCGACTGGCTGCTGGCGCACCCGGTCCGGCCGCGCCCGGTGCTGCGGCCCTGGTTCTGGCTGTCCTGCGGACTGGCCGCCTTCCCCGGACTGCTGATCGCGGTCGGCGGCATGGTGGCGCTCGGCCTGACCGTGCGGGTCGGCCTGCCCGCGGCCCTCGGCTGGTGCCTGGCCGGCGCGGTCTGCCTGCCGCTGCTGGGCGTCTGCGCGGGGCTGCTGGTGCAGCGCAGCCGGGCGGCCGCCCGCTGGGTGCGCCGGCTCACCCCGTACGCGACCGTGGTGATCCTGCTGCTCGCGGTGCAGAGCGCACTGGCGGTCGCCGGGCACCCCGTCCACTGGCTGGAGCGGGTGGAGCTGTGGTCGGGCCCGTGGGGCTGGGCGGGGATCGCCGCGCTGGCCCCGACGCCCGCGGCCGTTCCCGGCGGTGCGGTCGCGGCCGTCCTGCTGGTCGTCCCGACCGCGGTCTGCCTGGTGCTCGCGGACCGGTCCGTCGCCGCGGTGTCGCTGCCCCTGCTGCGCGAGCGGGCCAGGACGGCGGCGGGGGTGCTGGCCGCGCTGCGGACGGTCGAGCTGCGCGCCGCGCGGCTGGCCGTGGCCGGCGCCCAGGGCGGCGGCAGACAGGTGCGGCTC from Kitasatospora terrestris includes the following:
- a CDS encoding ABC transporter ATP-binding protein, with the translated sequence MARNSTPPAARARGALLRLTGVSRSYGDREVLHPVDLDLAAGECVALLGHNGSGKSTLLRVAAGRDLPTRGTVRFDGLAMDENDPRIRARVAVVGDTVACYPDLTVREHLLLVAVAHGVADAADWVAQVLEMRALTERADALPSALSSGQMQALLLACALVRPRDLLLLDEPEQRLDPEARRRLAELLTAELADGVAVLLVTHHTDLALEVADRVVVLEEGRIVRQGAPAEVLADTAPAGAASAGAR